Part of the Sporichthya brevicatena genome, GATCGCCGCGAGCGTGGCCACGGCCGGCACCGGCCCGAACCGCTTCCGCGGACTCGTCACGCTGTCCGGGCTCCTCGACCCGTTCTACATGGTGGGCACGAACCCGGACTACAGCGGCGGTGTCGTTCCCAACCTGCTGCTGCGCTGCCTGCCGATCGAGTGCCCGGACGAGTACCGGGCCGCCGCCGCGGTCAACCAGCTCGACCGAACTGACCCGCCGTCACTGCTGTTCCACTCCGCCAAGGAGCAGTCGTGGGGACCGGAGCAGGCCCAGGCCTTCCAACGTGCTGCCCACGCGGTCGGCGTGGACTCACGCCTGGTCGTGCTCCCGGGCCGCAAGCACGGCATCGCGCTGTGGAACCAGATCTTCCCGGTTCTGCGGGACTGGCTGGCCGAGCGCGTCTGACCCGTTCGACCGGGGCGTCCGGCCCAGCTGGGCGCGGATCCAGCGCTGGGTGAAGTCGAAGAACTCACGGGCGCGGGGGGCCTGGTTCAGGTCGTGCCCCGCACCGGGGAGGACGTAGGCGTCCAGCACCGGCAGGTACGCCCCGAGGTGCCGGCGCTCGTCGGCGATCAGCTCCTCGGGGGTGTCGCACTGCGTGGCGCCGAAGCGCAGGCCGGTGACGTCGCCGGTCTCGGGAAGCGTGCGGTCCTCGTAGGGACGGGTCGCGGTGTCGAGCTGCGCGCCGGCGGGGAAGGGGTGGAAGTTCTCGCGGCAGAACAGACTGTCCTGCTCGCCGGCGACGAGCAGTACGGGGACGCGGATGTCGTGCTTCGTGGTGAGGATGTCGCGGAACTTCGCGAGCTCGGAGAAGGTGACGGTCGACTTCGTCGCCTCGTCGTGTGCGATCACCTCGGGGTCGGCCTCGGCGGGGGCGTAGAACGACTTGTAGCGCGTGTTCGGAAGGGTCGTCAGATAGCCCGGGTCCAGGCCGGCGTCGCGGAACTTCTCGTCGAACATCGCCGGGTACATGTTGCCCAGCGCGTTCGCCAGGGCCGTCGGGGCGCCCTTGCTGGAGGCCGCGGTGAACACCGCGGCGTCGACGTCGGAGTAGCGGCCGACCTCGAACCAGCCGGTCCAGGTCCCGTAGGAGTGACCGACGTAGACGACCTTGGAGAAGCGGCGGCCGTCCGAACGGCGGATCTCGCCGGTGCGGATCGCCTGCACGACCTCGTGGACCGAATGGGCGTTGCTGTCGATCGTGAGGTCGGTGGAGAGCGGCTTCGACGAGCGCGTTGACCCGACGCGGTCGATCGCCAGCGTCGCGAAGCCGGCCCGGTTCGCGGAGGCGACGTAGTTGTAGCGATCCGTCCCACCGGTGCGGTCGGGGAAGGACCAGTACCCGGCGTCGTAGGTGATGCCGTGGACGAGCAACTGGATCGCGGTCGCCCGCACACCCTTCGGTTCGCAGAGATCACCGACGATGCGCTGGTCCTTCGGTCCGCCCTCGGTCAGCGCGACGGCGACCTCGACCTGCCGGCAGGACGGACCGGCCTCGGCGGCGATCGCGGTGCCGGGCGCGAGCAGCGTCAGCGCCGCCGCACCCGCGACTGTGTGCCGCACCCGTCGGGCCCGACCGCCAATCATTTCCACATTGCAGCACGGGATCGGGCCCTTGTCACCGGTTCGGTCACGCCTTTCCACCGGCCCGCGCCCGGCGCCGCCGGGCCGTGCGGCGGATCAGCCCGACCGAGGCGGCGACGACGCGGTCGTACCCGCGGGGGTACGGCGGAACCATGAGCTGCGCGACGCTGACCGGGGTCTTGTTGTGGACGATCGTGCGCAGATGGCTGAACGTGTCGAAGCCCGCCTTGCCGTGGTACGCGCCGGAGCCGCTGCGGCCGACGCCGCCGAACGGGGCGGACATCACGGCGCAGTGGGCGGCGAAGTCGTCGATCGTCATCCCGCCGCTGCGGGTGCGGGACCGGAATCGTTCGAAGTCCGGCCCGGTCGGCCCGTACCAGTACGCCGCGAGCGGGGCGGGGCGGTCGGCGAGCCGGGCGATCACGTCGTCGATCCGGTCGTAGGGGTGGACGGTGAGGACCGGGCCGAAGACCTCCTCGGAGTCGATCGTCATGTCCGCGGTGACGTCGAGCAGGATCGTCGGCGCGATGCGGCGTGACGCCCGGTCAGGAAGTCGTTCGCCCGGGGGAGCGACCTCGATCTTCTTGGCCCCCTTGGCCACGGCGTCCTCGATGAGACCGACGACGCGGTCGAAGTTGCGCTCGTTGACGATGCTGACCCAGCCCTCGCCGTGCAGCACCGACGGGAAGCTGGCGCGGGCCGCGGTCTGCGCGGCGTCGACGAACGCGTGCACCTGCGCGCGCGGGACGTAAACCTCGTCCGGGCACAGGCAGAGCTGGCCGCCGTTGGCGAGGCGCGCGGCCATGATGCGGGCCCCGACCTTCGCGACGTCGGCGCCGGAACCGACCGCGGCGGGGTTCTTGCCGCCGAGCTCGAGCGTGACGGGCGTCAGGTTCGCCGCGGCCGCCTGGGCGACCAGCGCGCCGACCTGGGGTGAGCCGGTGAAGAACAGGTGGTCGAAGGGCAGCGAGCTGAACGCAGCCGCGGTCTGCGGGCCGCCGCAGAACACGGTGAACTCGGCGGGGTCGAAGTACTGCGGGGCGAGCTCGGCGAGCAGTGCGCCGGTGCGTGCGGTCACCTCCGAGGCCTTGGCCATCACGCGGTTGCCGGCCGCGAACGCGGCCGCGGCCGGCTCGGCCAGCAGTCCGACCGGGAAGTTCCACGGGGCGATCACGCCCACCACCCCGAGCGGGCTGGGCTCGACGCGGATCGGCAGCCCGAGGGCGCCCGCCACCGGCAGCACCCGGCGGGGCTTCATCCACGTGGCGAGCCGGGCGCGGGTGAGCTCGAGGTCGGGCACGATCCCGAGCACCTCGCTCACGATGCTGGTCGACCGCGGGCGCGAGCCGAAGTCGGCGCCGACGGCGTCCGCGATCGCGGTGGCGTTCTCGGTCAGCATCAGCGTCAGGCGGTCGATGCGGTCGCGGCGGACCGCGGCCGAGGGTGGGCCCTCGGCCAGGAACGCGGCGCGCTGCCGGTCGTAGGCCGCCCGCAGTTCGTCGGCGGTGTGCTCGGTCAGGACCTCGGTCATGTCTGGACCCCCTTGAGGACGAGATCGACCAGGGCGGAGACGTCGCGCGCCGCGGTGACGCGCTGGCGTTTGGTCGGCGAGATCGGCGTGCTGACGACCTGCATGATCACGCCGCCGAAGATCGCGACGAGGAGCGCGCTGACCTCGGTGTCGCGGGACACCTCACCCCGGTCCATGGCGCGGCGCACGACCTTGCGCGCGGCGCGGATCGCGTCGTCCCGGAACGCCTCGAACCGGATCCCGAGGTCGGGGTTCAGCCGCGCCTCGCCGAGCAGGCGCAGAGCCGCGGCCCCGAACTCACCGTCGAAGAAGTCGAAGACGTTCTGCGCGAGGACCGTCAGGTCGGACCGGATGTCGCCGGTGTCGACGTCGCTGCGGAACGCGACCTGCGCGGCGAGCGACTCCGTCAGCAGGTCCTCCTTGGAGGACCAGCGGGCGTAGATCGACGCCTTGCCGACGGCCGC contains:
- a CDS encoding aldehyde dehydrogenase family protein, yielding MTEVLTEHTADELRAAYDRQRAAFLAEGPPSAAVRRDRIDRLTLMLTENATAIADAVGADFGSRPRSTSIVSEVLGIVPDLELTRARLATWMKPRRVLPVAGALGLPIRVEPSPLGVVGVIAPWNFPVGLLAEPAAAAFAAGNRVMAKASEVTARTGALLAELAPQYFDPAEFTVFCGGPQTAAAFSSLPFDHLFFTGSPQVGALVAQAAAANLTPVTLELGGKNPAAVGSGADVAKVGARIMAARLANGGQLCLCPDEVYVPRAQVHAFVDAAQTAARASFPSVLHGEGWVSIVNERNFDRVVGLIEDAVAKGAKKIEVAPPGERLPDRASRRIAPTILLDVTADMTIDSEEVFGPVLTVHPYDRIDDVIARLADRPAPLAAYWYGPTGPDFERFRSRTRSGGMTIDDFAAHCAVMSAPFGGVGRSGSGAYHGKAGFDTFSHLRTIVHNKTPVSVAQLMVPPYPRGYDRVVAASVGLIRRTARRRRARAGGKA
- a CDS encoding TetR/AcrR family transcriptional regulator; protein product: MSTPAVTGAGPGRPPDPGLADRVHRAACRVYGRHGWRGFTIEAVAKEAAVGKASIYARWSSKEDLLTESLAAQVAFRSDVDTGDIRSDLTVLAQNVFDFFDGEFGAAALRLLGEARLNPDLGIRFEAFRDDAIRAARKVVRRAMDRGEVSRDTEVSALLVAIFGGVIMQVVSTPISPTKRQRVTAARDVSALVDLVLKGVQT
- a CDS encoding alpha/beta fold hydrolase, giving the protein MRHTVAGAAALTLLAPGTAIAAEAGPSCRQVEVAVALTEGGPKDQRIVGDLCEPKGVRATAIQLLVHGITYDAGYWSFPDRTGGTDRYNYVASANRAGFATLAIDRVGSTRSSKPLSTDLTIDSNAHSVHEVVQAIRTGEIRRSDGRRFSKVVYVGHSYGTWTGWFEVGRYSDVDAAVFTAASSKGAPTALANALGNMYPAMFDEKFRDAGLDPGYLTTLPNTRYKSFYAPAEADPEVIAHDEATKSTVTFSELAKFRDILTTKHDIRVPVLLVAGEQDSLFCRENFHPFPAGAQLDTATRPYEDRTLPETGDVTGLRFGATQCDTPEELIADERRHLGAYLPVLDAYVLPGAGHDLNQAPRAREFFDFTQRWIRAQLGRTPRSNGSDALGQPVPQNREDLVPQRDAVLAAREHDQA